Part of the Roseofilum capinflatum BLCC-M114 genome, AACTATATTTCAAGAGTTCATTACTGTTATACAGTCCTTCTTCCCAATTGGAGTGTAAACTCTGTTTCAAAAATTCTTGTAAATGAGGCAAAGGTAAAGGAGTAATTCGAGAAAACAACAAACTTATATTTGGAAACGTAAATGAATTGATCAGTATACTGAGTAACCAACTATCAGGGCGCAAGGAAAATAAAGTAGTTAAAGATATAAGTATACAACCAGATATCATACCTTGCATGAAGCCATATATTACACCATGTATCACGGCTAATATAACACTGTATATCAGTCCAAATACTACAGAAGTGGCTATACCATCCAGAATTTCTTTAGTTATACCGTAGATTGATATTATATTTTTATCAGCATATTTCTTAACTTGATCTATTGCTAATGAGTTAGTCTTTATGATAGAAGATAGTACAGCCACTAGCCCAACAAGGGTTTGTTTTTCTGAATCTCCAGTTTGATTTGGCGCTATAGCTGCTTCGTCTGTTATATACCTACTCAGATATTTGTTGAAATATAAATTAAGACCTAATTTTAGACCGGAACAGACATTGTAGAAACAGCCTAAAAACAAGCCATATTGTATACAGAAAAAAAATAATTTTGCATTCGATGTTATCATTGGATTAATCATCCATAATGAAGCCAGTATACAAAATAACCACACAGAAACAAACAAACTAAGCATAACTTGTAAAATCACATCAAGCCATAAGCTTAAAAATAAGTAAAATATAAAAAAAGACGTAACGACAAGAAGCAAAGATAATCCATTCAAAACAATTCCTATTTTTGACAGAATAAAAACAGACAATAAGATCAAAAATGTTTGAAAAATAAAAGACTGAATTAGTAACTTAATCTCAATACTATGACCTTGAAAAATCGAAAGATTAGGCTGCCATTTTTTTCTTTTATCAAATTCTTTTTCATATCCAAATTCATCTATGTAACACCATATAGCTTGAGGAAAATAAAATACCCAATACAACAATCGCAAATAATCCAAGGGATTCCACAAGGATAAGGGGCGGTTTAATTTAGGTGCTAGGTCTAAACGAGGTAGGGGTTCGACTGATTTTTTCATACTCGAAATATATGACTCTAGGAATTAATTTTGGTAGGCTTGATAGCAGTCATAACACTGTTTCACCACTTCGCTAGGAATGCCCTGACTCTGGGTAACAATGTCTGCAATTTCCTCTGCTGTAAATTGTACTTCTGTCCCCGCTAATCGATGGTCAATAAATGCCTGAATTATTGTTTCATCCCAGGGTTGCAGTAACAACTCATGGCAAATATTAACAAAGGGTGAATCCAATCCACTATCTTCAAACAACTCAGTTAAGGGACAATGAGCAGCCACCACCAGACGAATGGGTGAATTCTGTCCCTGATTTGCCCAAGCTCGCAACTGTCCCCGCACGCCATCATTAAACCAATTTTCCCGTAACTGCTCTACTTCATCAAGCAATAATAAAAGTCTGTGTTTCTTGATTTCGCGCTGCACTTGAAACGGCTCTACCGCATCACTCCCGACTGCATCTGCTAAGGCTGCATAATAGCCCGAAAGATCAATAATTTCTCTCATGTTAAAGTACACAGGCTTACGATTGGGCAATGCTTCAGGCGCTTTCTGTTCCACTGCACACAATAGGGATGAGGTTCCCATTCCCGCACCTCCAATTAAGGCAACACTTGCCCTACTGTTGAGAAACTCAAAGACTTGCTGAAGTTCGCGCTCCCGTCCATAAATCTCATCAAGGTTGGTTAACATCCCTCGCTGCATAAAGGGATTTGTCGGGTTTGTTGTGAAGCTGGTTTTGGTTCCTGATGCCAGCTCCCAATTGATGCCTAAGACATCACATAGACTAACAAATGTCTTGTCACGAACATTTCCCCCACCTTTGAATTTCTTGATTGTGGCAATTTGGAATTCACTATGATTGGTAAAATCATCTAGTGTCCATGCTTTATCCTTGAGAGCATATTCAACCAGTTCCTTTCCTTCGGGGTTAAGTTTCATCAGCTACAGCAGTCAAGCTTAACCTTTTTAGATTACCGCATACCTAACTCATACTTCAAGAGAGCCAAACTCATACCCTACAAGCCTGGAACGTATTGGTGATGTGGAAGAACATGATGGTGTTGAATTCAGACAACTAAGCCCATGAAACCCATTATTATCACTGCCGCCATTTCCGCTACCGTGAGCATCTTTGTTACTTTCCACCCTGGGTGTAATGAAGACCAGATCAAACTCGCGAGCGCTGCCAATACTTTGGCGACGACTTCTTTAAGTTTACTGCATGGCGATCGCCGTGGGGCACGGAGTCGTTAACCGGGTTTCTTGTCTATTCCGGGAAGGGTTGGGGGCAGGTTTACCACTGTTATCGGTGGGAATTGGGGGATATTGGTTAACCTGCCCCTACGGGTAGAAACCGGGTTTCTTCCTTGGCGAAGGTTTGGGAGATACTCCAATATTGCCTATGATAAGGGACAAGGATGTGCAAAAGAATCGCCAATGGGTCAGCGCAGAACAACAAACATAAAACGATCGCTCGGTCGGGTACTCTTGAGTATAATGACGGTGGCTCTTGTCGCGCTGAGTGCCTCTTCTCACTCGGCGCAACCCTCTAGTTATGCCCTGAGTTTGGAAGCACCCTTTAATCAAATTGGGTTTTATCCCACGGTGCAACCCATAGACTCGCCCTACTATCGCAGCACGGGAGAATGGTTAGGGCGGTTAATTTTACCCTCTCGTGAAGACTTAGAAACCATCACCCCCACCTCGTCAATTTCCGATTGGGCTTGGATTGAGCTGTATCATACGCCACCAGAGTCCAAAGCTTGGGAAGGGAAAACGGTGCGCTTAGAATGGCAGGATGACCCCAGGATTGCTGAGTATGTGCAAACGGTGACGACAGATGTACAATTGAGCGATCGCGCCCTCAAAAGCCATCATAACGGCAATGTCATACCCACCCGTCTCAATGGTCGTACCCAAGTCGGCCCCCTGCAATCCCTTGCCGGAGCGCGTCCCCAAGATGATCTGATTGTCCGTCTGAATGAAGTCACCTTTCTCTCCAACAGCCCAGATTCAGCCATTTTACAAACCGCTCTCGAACCGATTCAAGTCACGGGACGCTTTTACGGATTAGTGAACATCCTAGGCCCTGTTCCCTCAACTTGTGAAGACAATCAACCCTGTCCCCCACAAGAGTACAAAATCCAACACTACAACCCAGAAACCGGTGAGTTTGACGGCCCAGAGGGAACCGTCCGCATTCCTCAACAACCGAGAGATAAGAATGGTCGCTGGTTGTCTACTCCCCAGGGTATTGAAAACTCTCCTGCGGGCGATAAAGGTTGGTATATTTATGGAGCTAGGGACAAACAAGGACAATTCATCGTCCAAGGCATTAAGCCGCGATCGCTCTTTGAACTCTATCCCGACCATATCCTGCTCGAAACCCAAACCGGCCTCGACTATATCCGACATTACAACTGGAAACAGACCGAACAGCGCAAAGGAACAACGCAAAGCATCCTCCTCTCCCCCAGCGCCACTCGTCCAGAACAAGCCGTGCAATACTGGAACGAAGGAGATTATGCGATCGTCATGCACCTCTTTGGCGGAATTGGTGGAGAAAACGGAGAAACCATCACCGCCGGAACCGTCACCGGTCATTTTGCTTATGGAATTGCCCAAGTCGTCCGCGACCCCTTCACCCAAGAGCTAAAATTTGACATCCTCTATCAACAAGTTTACGCCCATAATCCCAACGGCATTATTTCCGGAACCCAAACCTGGACAAATTACATGGGAAATCTGCAATGGGGATGGTTAGGCACTCGGCCCGTTTCCGATGTAGTCATCAAACTCGATGCCTTAACCCAAGACTACAATTTTGACGGTGAAATTATCTCGCCCATCCGCGAATTTTGGATACAACTGCAAGTAATGATGGCTCGATATCGCACCGGGGACGGAACCGGAGTCGCACAAGTGACTCCAGCCACTTCCTGTGTACAAGATTCCAGTCAAGCCCTCTACATTACCATCGAGCAGATTAAAGAACAAATCCTCAACAACCCCAAAATTGTCACCTGGTTACGCGCTCATCCCAACGCCCCCCAAACTCAACGTTTATCAGAATTAGTAGAATTAGGAGAAAACATCGAAAAAACCCTTGCACCTCAAGGCGTTGTTCGGGAAGATTGGAAACAAAACGCCCAGTTTTTATCGGGGGTCAACGCTCGTAATGGATTTGTAACCGATCAAGATTTATTAAATGCTCTGTTAAGTTGGCAAACCTTACTGCCACGTCCAGCTTATGA contains:
- a CDS encoding CPBP family glutamic-type intramembrane protease, which codes for MGQRRTTNIKRSLGRVLLSIMTVALVALSASSHSAQPSSYALSLEAPFNQIGFYPTVQPIDSPYYRSTGEWLGRLILPSREDLETITPTSSISDWAWIELYHTPPESKAWEGKTVRLEWQDDPRIAEYVQTVTTDVQLSDRALKSHHNGNVIPTRLNGRTQVGPLQSLAGARPQDDLIVRLNEVTFLSNSPDSAILQTALEPIQVTGRFYGLVNILGPVPSTCEDNQPCPPQEYKIQHYNPETGEFDGPEGTVRIPQQPRDKNGRWLSTPQGIENSPAGDKGWYIYGARDKQGQFIVQGIKPRSLFELYPDHILLETQTGLDYIRHYNWKQTEQRKGTTQSILLSPSATRPEQAVQYWNEGDYAIVMHLFGGIGGENGETITAGTVTGHFAYGIAQVVRDPFTQELKFDILYQQVYAHNPNGIISGTQTWTNYMGNLQWGWLGTRPVSDVVIKLDALTQDYNFDGEIISPIREFWIQLQVMMARYRTGDGTGVAQVTPATSCVQDSSQALYITIEQIKEQILNNPKIVTWLRAHPNAPQTQRLSELVELGENIEKTLAPQGVVREDWKQNAQFLSGVNARNGFVTDQDLLNALLSWQTLLPRPAYDRMAKVFLDQGAQLWFLRTNQVGGLDPTIEPVAPTGILGQFPIVSTLAGRVLLSLARPEWRDWGILILMLGGYGAIALGVVWSYSFWQWVNGKSFQESWNQVGLYSRVGAESAPNFWQGLRMLFVPVAVEELIFRILLVPHPTDWVSTQEWWLLALVSLIIYLLYKVVTVCLRSKPPLKLVPVVLLLSGTLGAVCILTYGLTGSFLMIWVLHGLIKLNPFKFRAMQKVIN